GTGCCTCAAGTTCATCACTTCCACGAGCTGTTAATGGATAGAGATACTGCCAGtcacccacacagctgctcagaaATATATGCATATCAGAAATCCTGATTTTACTTCCTTGACTGCACAAACAGAACATCAGTTGCAAACAGACACGtatgaaaaatctcttttgcaaaagcaaacaagggCGAGAGGAGCAGATGAACTTACTTGGATAATGACAACTGGATTTTCTTTCAAGATGGGATCCTTCAGCAAAATCTGGGCAAAAGTTTCTGTGCCCTCACCTCCTAAGCCGCAAGCAAATGCTGTCATGGCAGGTAAGACAGCTTCAGGCAGGTCCAGCCATTTCACAAAGCCCTCAATGAATTCTGTCCTGAAGGAGCTGTAAGGCAACAGTAGCAGTTAAGGCTCCGTAACCACGGATTTTTGCAAACTTTGAGGGGTCCCTGCTTTCAAATGTTGGTCAGTCGCTGTTCACACAAAAATCAAAGCTTCGTAAGAAGTCAGCAGAAGGCAAGTTGCTACACAAGCTGGctaaacaaacaagcaagcaatcTGAATGGAGCCAGACCTTTCTTCAATGCATGCTTTGAAATCTGCAGTATTAAGGAATGCAATCTGTGCTGAAGTATAAAAGTCTTACAGGTGTAAGAGAGAAAGTCAATACAATTAAGAAAACACCTAATGTCAAAAGGATCTTCCACTCCCCTGACTTCAGAAGACCCCACGCAGAGGCTGATACCAGCTCCATCGGAGCTGCTACCCCAAAGCCACCTCCTTTGCTCACCCCTTCCTACCCCATGTAGTACCTTTGCTCTTTTTCAGGGAACAGCCGTGCTAGCGATATCCCACAAAGCGCCGCATAAGCAAATCTTCCCGGTTCACCCAGGCGCTGGCCCAGAAGCACACACGGTTCTTTTTCACCTGCCTCTTCAGCCCCACTACGCTGTTTTGAAGCCCAACCTTTCCACTTCTTTTCTGCAGCCATTTTTACCTGCAAGTtcaaagaggaagaagcagaagaaaaaaaaaaaaaaaaaaccaaacagttgGAAACCAGGAAGCAAGGAGACAAATCGcctttgctttttcactgtCACGCTTGCTGTCGGTATTGTCAAGTCTGTCAAGGTCCAGCTTGTGTATCCCCCCACAACATGGTGCTGTGACTAAAGAAGACAAGACGACACTTTCTGTTCACCAGTTCTCAAAAGTTTTGCACAAAATGAGCCAACAATACTTcacagagcaaaaggaaaagtcCCCTTCAAGGTGCAAAGAGGCTGGGCTCCGTTCAGGCATACCATTCACATGTTTACCGCAAAAataacatgtaaaataaaagctttgcaCCAGGTGCAGGGACCAGTACAGCTGGGAAATAATTTGCCTCTCTCATCCTCAACCCAAATTGCTcctctgtttattttgctgaCAGCATTAAGAAAGTCGAGTCCGGCTGCAGCCTCTGATGAGAAGAACTTTTAACGTGTCCCATGGACATTGCTATGCTTTGCTTGTAACATTCTCTCCTCTATACAACCTGCCACTGCTTTTTCCCTAAACATGAGATCCCTGCACCACACGGACCTTGAGccatgtaaataataaaaaaatattattttttcagagcACAGATGGGCATGCTTCCAACTAAATGGCTTACAACTGCTCCCCGGGAGCTCCCCTGATTGCACACATGGCCAACCGAGATGACTGAAATCAGGCAGACGTGATGACAGCTCATTTCACAATTCCACGTGGGTAACAATCTGCTCCAAAGCTCGCTTACGTCACCTGAAATTTCTACTGACTTCATCAAGATTCAATCAGTTTCTAAAGGGCCCAAACCACCTATTTCATTATATACTTCCTATTTAAATGTCTCCTTTCTTCTGAACCCTGTAGAAAGGAAAGTGGTGAAATAGGAATCAGGAGCCCATACTGAGCCAAGTACTGAACCTCAGAGGACGCACACACCATTTATAGGATAATTTTAGAGtcccagaagaaagaaatgcagcacGGGAGCAGctctttttaaagagattttattATCTGCATGCCATCTGCCACGGTCTTCCAGGAAAGGTGTCTGTTTTGCCTTCCCGCTCAGAAATTTACTCGAGGCGATTCATATTTCTCAAGGCTTGcactatttaatttatttatacacTGCTGATGTATAAACACAAGGGAAATTCATCGCTCAAGGGCCGACGGTTATCGTAACTCACACCTCTCTCCCTGGGAGAGCTTGGCCCCCCTGCAACACATCTCTCCTGTTGCCGTCCATTTGAGCACAGGGGTCTAAAGCATCTCGGTGCATTTCCACAGAAACATCACATTCCAGCAACATGGGAGCACAAAGTCCGCAGGAATAAATAAACTTCGTTATTTCCATACCAACCGGAGAAGGGAAGGGCCAGATTACACTTCCCCGGGGAGAGCGGGTGCCTGGGATTGatcccggccccggcgggcccGCTCCGGTACCAACCTCAACACGCAGCAGCATTTACGCTGAATTGCAGCTCTGAAGGTGGCCGGAGACGTGCCTCTGTGCTTTCCAGAACTTTCTTACAAAATCCCAAGATTGTTTTATTACTTCAGGAGCTCCAAAGCCCTTGTTTGGACCCCCAAAATCCATTTCACATCACTCGCTAGGCTCTGGTCTTCCTAAAACATCCAGACTTAGGGAACAATTTGCCCAGAAAGAATCTAATGCTTAAAGATTCAATAACTTTATAAACAATTACTTGGCATGTCTACTCACCTCTGGACACAGATTTGTTAGCTTATTATGGGAGACagcattgaaaataaaatccccttccctgctgtgaTAGATTTATTGATTTGTTAACACAGGCCCATAGGAAAAGTGAAGCAGCTAAAAAGGATCCAGAAACAGTACAACTGTTTAACCTTCTTTCCCAATAACCTAAAAGATGCGACCAATTATGGAGTGACACCATAGTGGCTTCTTGCATGCAACTTTATTGCCATTATGCAACAAATAATTAACGATGCTGAGCATCTGGAATACCCAGAGAAAGCATCCGAAAGACTTTGCTCTGACGGTGCTCTGATCAGTACACTCGATGTGCATCCCTCAGCATAAATATCTACTTCCTCATAAATATCTAGGAAAAAATGGGCTTGGATTTTCAGACACGCAGCATAAAAAAATGGTAACATGCGATTTAGTAAACTTGGGCCAAGAAGTTTTGCCACTAAATCCAAGATGAGGGAATTGAGAGCTAGAAACATATCCAGAAAGTTATTTACGGCTTGTCGCACTGGAATAAACGTCTCTGTCTTAAACGATGTGATTCAGCAATCAATAGCATTGCCGTCATCTGAACCACCACTTGAAAGAGAACTTTTTTATCACTTCCAGTGCTTACTTTTCACACAAAGACCTTTATTTTCttggaggttgtagtgaggtgggtgttggtctcttctcccaaatggttagcgataggacgagaggaaatgggctcaagctgcgccaggggaggtttaggttggatattaggaaaaatttctttacggaaagggtggtcaagaattggaacaggctgcccagagaggcggtggagtccccatccctgaagtgttcaaaaaacgggcagaggtggcactttgggacatggtttagtctagtctacccttgattggcttagagtagacttggtagtgtgggttaatggttggactggatgatgttaaaggtcttttccaacctaaacgattctatgattctattttatgCAGCGGTTCCCAAAATCCTGTTTGTAAAGCAGAAAGATAATCCTTTTGTGGATCTAAAGCTGTACAATACATGGGTGCTCCCTACTGCTGGAAGAATTACAGAGCCGCTGGCATCGTGTTCATCCTAAATTATGACAAGAGTGACCAAATCACTGACACATCAGTCTCCGAGCCCCTCAAAAGTTAATGAGGCATCTCGTCAGCTTCAGAGACGTAGCAGTAGATAATTATTCAGATGGGGCTGGCCAAAAAGTCCCTCAGCGAGGCACAGGGGAGGGCGGCACGGCCGAACTGCGGTTAAGCGTCGGACACCATGGCTGCGGAAACATTTGGGCAGATGAGTTTTCCTGGGGAGTCGTGCAGGGCTCCGGAGCCACCCGTGTTTACGCGCTGGGAGCACCACAGCCTCCGCTTTTAATCCGTAGATACGAAGTATGAACAGAGAACGCAATTAATTCAGTCCCGGATAAAATGGCATCTTGCCACAAAAAGATGCGAATGCGATAGCAGGCGGCAGAAACGCATGCTAAATGTAAAAGAGGGatgagggatggaggggacggggacatggaaaagctgaaagctTAAGTAGTTGCAGAACCGAGGGCGTTTGATCCGGCTGATCCCGATGCTTGCAGCAGGACACAGGAGGTGGGAGAAGCTCGGGGAGGGACGGGGCCAGCAGGAATCACCAGAGGGAAGAAGGCGGAGGAAACCCCTCGGCTGGGAAAGCCCTGAGGACTAACACCTCCACAGCCGCCGATACTCACTTTTATCGCAAGCCCTTTGTGTTTGAACTCTCTGCTGCTAGAACGCgggggtttttttacagaaagtAGCGCTTTTGACAGCCACTGAGGAGAGGAAACCAGCGCCCGGCAGcagggcggccgccgccgcagccctcCCCTCAGGGAGCGGCCTGAGGGAGAGGGCCCCGCCGCTCACCCCTCAGCCCGCGGAGCTGCACGCCAGCCGTACCCAGCCCCTCTcccggctccccgctccccgctcaCCCGGCCCGGACCCGAccggccgccggcccggccTCAAACcggcgccgccgcgctgccttccgccgccgcctcccccccgcccgcccttTCCGCCGCCGCTGCTACGCAATCTGCGTACGGCGGCCGAGCGGCTCGGGGCGGTCCGGCTTCTCTACGCTTCCCTACGCGACTGGCGTAGCGCGGCGCGTAGATTGCGGAGCGCGGCGAGGGGAGCGGCGGCGTGCTGAGGCGGTGGCgagggcgggcggccccgggcaggCCCTCGCCCGGCTCCCCGTcgcggtgggggtgggggtgggtcCGCCTCCACCACGGGGTGCGAATAGCTGCCCACcgggccgcacctggaatgctgtgcccagttttgggcccctcagtacgagaaggacattggggtgctggagcgtgtccagggaagggcagcggagctggggcagggtctggagcacagggctggtggggagcggctgagggagctgggggtgttcagcctggagaagaggaggctgaggggagacctgatcgctccctacaactccctgacaggagggggcagggagggggtgctgggctcttctcccaagtagttagcgataggacgagaggaaatggcctcaagctgcgccagggcaggtttaggttggaaattaggaaaaatttcttcacagaaagggtggtcaagcactggaacaggctgcccagagaggtgggggagtccccatccctggaggggttcaaaaaacgggcagaggtggcacttggggacatggtttagtgggcatgggggtgttggggtgatggttgggctgatgatcttagagggcctttccgaccttagtgattcctagtttttactttcattaaaaaataatccagccagcaagccaggaaacaagaaattgctgctctgccctgaactggtttagtggtggacttggcagtgtgggttaatggttggactgggtgataAAGACCTGGATAAAGACCTttagtcttttccaacccaaacgattccatgattctatgatccgCAGTCTCGGGCCTTGCCCGCCATGTTGGTGCCCCTCCTGGGGTTTAGGCTTATGTGGGTAGCGGCCCTTTTGCTGCCTTTAAAGCCCTTCTTCCCCTCTGAGAACATCTCGCGCCCTGAGGGAGGCTTACAGAGAGAGGTAGCGACGTGTATTTGGTGAAGCTGCTCTCAGGTTGCGGCACCAAGACTTCTTTGCCGCCTCCGATGCAGGACAGGTTGGTGTCTTTGAGGGTTACcctgaggaaaatgaaagcttcGGTGGTGCCTCGCACTTGGTGCTGTGTTACCGGCTGGGATCCCAAAGCCATACGTGCAGAAGCCGAATGCTTGTGTGTATGCGCTCATCAGGCAAATATGAGGGCCACGAATGTGTGGCTTCTGATAGTGGTGGGATTACTGGCACAGTCGGCTCAGGAGGCTTTGCTCCATTGTGGTTAATTGGCCTTGCAGAAATCCCAAGGCTTTCAAGTTAGTGCAGCTACCCGAGCATAAGGCTTTTGCactgtgttttggggggtttaaGAAATGCTCTGAGAGCAGTCTCAGGCTGGAACCCTGAGTCCAGTGCGTAGTAATTTTTGGAGGAATCAGTTTTTTTCAGGAGAGCAGTTTTTCTGTATGATCGCATTTCACGACAGCAAAACTAGTTTTGGTTGCTTGGTAGCTGGGGTAACCAGTTTATGCTTTAAAATGCGCTGGGTGGGacttataaataatttttttaaaaaatccgggtaccagttctgtttaaaagctgattttgaTTTGGCCAAATATCTCGGTTGCTTGCTACTAATATTAGACCCCCTGAGGTTTACTCACACAAGTAGTCGTGTTACTTATAGGTATTTTAAGCATCATCATAGAGTCATTAAATGTGACGCTGAGGTTCAGAAGGCAAGTTCTGTTGATCCCAGTTAGGGTGCAGAAGGTATCTACTTTACCCGTGACTTAGGGAACTGCGCAACACAACGGACAAGTTGCAAATGGTTCACAACAAGCAAGGAATCACCCGGACACAAACCTGTGCTCTCAGACCAAGATCTGCAAATTAGTTTCTTGTGGATTTGACAGTTCTGTGTTTGAGGACCTAAAGTTCTCTTTGTACGGAATCTGAGCGACGTGGAAGTGtgaaatgtgttatttattCCATGTTTATTTTTGCCTGTTCATATCTGATAATGCAGAAGAGCTGGTAAGTGGTCCAGAACAAAAGTTGAGTGGAATGACAATTAGGAGTGAGTTTTTTCAGACGTCCTAAACTTGCGATCTTATtatacattttaataataatcaAAGCCAGCACAATTATGGATAATTTAAAGTTCTGTAGTTAAAGTGAGACTTCTACATTTAACAGTAATTTAGAACACCTACACTCAAAATTTTTCAGGCACCTGTCTCACGCTCTTACTAAGTAACTAGTGACTGTGGTGGGCGATGGTGGTGCTTTTGTTGACGAGAAGCCTGAAAAGGGATTGGAATAGGGGAAGTTGTGGCTTTGGGAAGAGCCCTGTTGCCAGAGAGGCAGAGTGGGAGCACAGCGTGACAGAAGGAtaggcatatttttttaaattaaaactggcTTTTGTACGTGCATTGTTAAACAAAACACCTTTGAAGTTTCTGGTCCAGGATTCTGTCTATACAGACTATAATCCTTAAATACCGCTGTTGGGTCTTACCACGCTCTTAATGTCTCGATGGGATTCTGTCTTTGTAAATCACAGTTCTCAGGTGTTTATGCAGTTTGTCAGGTACAGCTGAATATTACTGCCTGGGCCCATTTCTCATTACGAACCTCTCTCTTTCAGGCTACAGTGTGTTACCTAATGACTGTCCGAAGTTGGGAGCCAGCTAGGTAAGGTAAGCAGAGCAAGGTAATTCAGAGCTGGAACTTTCTTGCCAAAAAGACTGGCGTGAATTAAAACTGAGTGCAAGCAAATCCTTCACATTTTAGAATGGGAACACAATTTTGTTGGCCTTTTCTCCATAAACTTAGTTGCTGCTTCAAAGGTTTACTTTGTCATTGAGCCTTATTTTGTCAGATGAGAATCAACAGCTGTTATAAAGATATTGGGTTCTAGGGCCTAACGACTCCCACCAACATCCACGAACTCTGAATCAGGTGATTGTTAGTGGCTCTCAAAGGCTGAAGAAACCTTTCAACCGAACTGCTGAACGCAGGCTTGGAAGGTGCTGATACCAAGCAGTGGGGGTGGAAACCTGGACTTCCACAGCTGCTAATCTTACCGTATGGATCCATGAGGGTCCCTTCAGAGAGCCAGCCTCTCGCTGGTCATCGCACAGCACGCATGCTTCCTTCCTGGTGTACACTGCCTTGAGGGAGGCCCTTTTCTGCTCGCCATTTTTTGGACACTGTAGAATTTAGTGTAATAAGATTGAACACACCCTTTTGAAAGGGCAGGGTGATACCtaacaaactgatttttcctGTTCACATTCATTCTCTGATTTAGTTTGCTCACACCCATGTGCTGACATGCCCGCACGGGCTGGCCGGGCTCCGTGGTGTGTGATACGGAGTATGAGGGACACTGCCTCTAAAATCATCATTATCTTCCTTGACTGATGATGGCAAGCTGATACTGGGTGTGACTTACACACCCTTCCGGAGTTGGTGGTGTTGGGTATCTTGCTTAGTCTCTTCCCCTTTTAGGCAAAATTCCtcaagttttacctttttttactAATTGGGATTATTTTATGGCTCTAGTCCAGGTCATCTTTGTCATCTTATCTTTAGGACAGTCTATTTCCTCCTTGCTGTTTGGTCATTTGAATGAGATTAGTGTTTTGTAGCAATTAGCACATGATTTTCCTTTGACCCTTCTAGCTTACTCTGATGCATTCGTGCACGCTACGTTCAGGCCAATGTTAATAGATTTGTTACAAACCTTTACAGTACGGGTCACCCCTTAGTGCTGGTGAAGGGAACTCGCCAGGAAAATTGTCTATGAGCTGAAAGACTTGGCAAGagtttctgaaattattttcagtacaGCTGAATATCTGGACCAGTGTATTTGGAATAATACAGTATTTGGGTGGTTTAAAAACTACCTGCCTTTTCCCagttgaaaagctttttttctggttagtTATTAGCAAATGTTGCTACATATGTACTTCACAGTAAGTCAGTAGCTGTCcaaatatattagaaaaagcaaagcatttatttCCCTTGGAGGTTCGTGTTCTTAGGTAGAAAATAGACCTGTTTGTTTCCAAGACTCTCGGAGGACAGCAGCTCCTTACCCTCTTAGTCTAATCTGTTTTATCTGCTGGTGAGGCactatgtatatttatatactgagcaacTGGAGTGCATCAGTTTCCATTCTTATCGAACACAAATATTTACCACAGGCCTGATCCAAGGTCTACTGAGATCCATGGTActcttaaaaatgtaacttaACTAGAGCaaactcttaatttttttccagtttaattttAGTTGGGTTATAGGATATTTTCTTAGCaactaagtatttttttttaaatcaaggaaAAGAACCAACACATTACTTCTTTGCTTTACTCACCAACTCAGTTGtacagattccttaatacacttTCTCAGTTGTAGTTCCTGTCAGTGAGGAaactgtgaaatgttttgacatTAATTGTCAGTGAGGAATTGAAACACAGAAGTCAATGAGCAATTAACATTATTAAACTTTAATGGACACATTCTGTATAAAAATATCACATGTGGTACAGCATAGCAATTGACAGATTTCTGTTTATCTCTGGGCATCTCCAAGGGGAATGTCATACTTAAAGTAAAGAGGGCAAGAAGAGCGGCGGTACAGGTAGTCAGATAAAGGAGTTCAGGCGAGAGGAACTATTTCTGTGCTAAATAACATGGGAATTTGGAGTGTCACGAGCTTTTGAGAGCCTTGCCCTTTGCAAGCCACAGCCTCAAGATTAGGAGCATTGGTATTGCCTCTTGCTCTCCAATTTCATGTGTAGCTTAGAGTGGCATCAACTGACATTCCCTTTTCCCAGTCCCTTTCCCATCCCTGCCAACAACCGTTTGGGCAGTGATAGGGACCGAAGTGATAACCTGGGTTAAAACTGCTCTCTTCCATTGAGGCTAGGCATCCGGTCCCTGATCTAGCAGTCTTATTTCCCCACATTGGCACAAGAAAAGTTGTACGCGTGTTAAGAGAGTGGGAATACGCAGCCGCAGCTAGGGATTTTCACAGGATGTCATCTCTCGGGTGTTTCAGATAATGTTCTGCAGTGCTAATCAGGAGATGACACGAACAagaccaaaacaacaaaagcaaaacaacaaaatattagTCTGGGATAAAAATTGTGTGGAAACCCTACAGTTTTTAACTCATAAATATCAACgtataaatattttactgtgtttCCAGTAGTGAAATTAAACACCACCGAGCATTGCCATTGAGCCTTAGTGGGATTCCTTAGCCGCCTGTTGAACTTCGTACATGAATGATTGCTTTCAAAGTCCAGTAACTGGTGTGTCTTACGTGCAGCGTTGCGGGCAGGAGCAGTCCGTGATCTCTAGGCAGCTCACGTTAATCGTTTCAGGCAATAGCAGCGATGTGGGTCTCCTTGTGGCAGGAGGTGAGCGAGTCCCTGTTACACCTCCAGTAGAATTTAGGAGTGCAGCAAAGCGCCATAGACATGACCAACCCCAAAGTAAGCATGAGACAGATTACCCATTTTATCAGCCCGGAGTATATAAACGGGAGGATGAGGATAGTGAGGATCACCacaagcagcaggagcagcacaagACTCTGGATAGCCAGTCTGTTGTCTGCCGGAACATTTTCGTCTCTGTATAGAGCGTCTTGTCTGGTCTGAGCCCAGCTATTGGTGTCCAGCCCTATGGTAGAGACGTGTACCTCGGGATTTGAATCGGGGTTTTCCAAGTGCTCCATGATGTCGTCTTTATTTTGAAGTGTGCGGACGAGTCCTCCTGACACAAAAGTGGCTTTTCTGCACAGGGGGCAGGTGATTATCCAGGTACTCCCTTCTTTCCTGAGGATAAGCTTGAGGCAGACTGCGCAGAAGGCGTGCTGGCAGTCCAGGAGCTTCGGTACTCTGTAGATGTTGTACTTGTTGAAGCAGACGAGGCAGTCCATATCCACAGATGTTGTGGTTGAAGGCTGGTGGTTCGTTTCAAAACCGCGTACTTCGGGAGAGTTTGAGTTCAGTAGCGTATCGAGAGGCTTTGAGTTCAGACAGTCTCTTTCCAAAATCTCTGGTTTGAAG
This portion of the Pelecanus crispus isolate bPelCri1 chromosome 15, bPelCri1.pri, whole genome shotgun sequence genome encodes:
- the RNF186 gene encoding E3 ubiquitin-protein ligase RNF186, translating into MHTTGIKQHIKGARYSANPSAKGRQTAPKFISTEKSTDKLNHENKATAPGVPQAEKYSPAPTAKGAAEMSRAGPPTENAADVKGLELAEEYIKETERPSGTERDGPDAFKPEILERDCLNSKPLDTLLNSNSPEVRGFETNHQPSTTTSVDMDCLVCFNKYNIYRVPKLLDCQHAFCAVCLKLILRKEGSTWIITCPLCRKATFVSGGLVRTLQNKDDIMEHLENPDSNPEVHVSTIGLDTNSWAQTRQDALYRDENVPADNRLAIQSLVLLLLLVVILTILILPFIYSGLIKWVICLMLTLGLVMSMALCCTPKFYWRCNRDSLTSCHKETHIAAIA